Proteins from one Xanthobacter autotrophicus Py2 genomic window:
- a CDS encoding transposase IS4 family protein (PFAM: transposase IS4 family protein~KEGG: sth:STH2086 transposase), with protein MAKVFRSWDVDQGWLLPPSLHEFVPAGHVAHFIRDTVREALDLSAILDTYTEERGYPPYHPGMMVALLLYGYSRGVYSSRQLARACEERVDVMAVTGLNRPDFRTIADFRKRHLVALSDLFVQVLRLCRAAGLVQFAHVAVDGTKLKANASRHKAMSYGRMKTSEPALAAEVDAWLEWARVADADEERAHGVDRRGDETPAWMADKQRRLEMIRAAKAALEAEAADPPDPDDENGPGASSGMRWQGRPLRGEDGGPPERAQRNFTDPDSRILPTRDGFVQGYNGQIAVDAAHQVIVAHRLVTNSADHRALVPLVDGVHAHLGRKPREVSGDAGFASEANLAALEARGIAGYLAPGRARHGAADASGRRRLAKMPLMSAMAARLKRAGRRSRYRLRKQVVEPVFGQMKQARGFRQFLLRGLDQVRGEWAMICTAHNLLKLAHAAP; from the coding sequence ATGGCCAAGGTGTTTCGCTCCTGGGATGTGGATCAGGGCTGGCTTCTGCCGCCCTCGCTGCACGAGTTCGTGCCGGCCGGGCACGTGGCTCACTTCATCCGTGACACGGTGCGGGAGGCGCTGGACCTCTCGGCCATTCTCGACACCTACACCGAGGAGCGCGGCTACCCGCCCTATCATCCCGGCATGATGGTGGCGCTGCTCCTCTACGGCTACAGCCGGGGTGTGTATTCCTCGCGCCAGCTCGCCCGCGCCTGCGAGGAACGGGTCGACGTGATGGCTGTGACCGGCCTGAACCGACCCGATTTCCGCACCATCGCCGACTTTCGCAAGCGCCATCTCGTGGCCTTGTCGGACCTGTTCGTGCAGGTGCTACGGCTGTGCCGGGCCGCTGGCCTGGTCCAGTTCGCCCACGTGGCGGTGGACGGGACCAAGCTGAAGGCCAACGCCTCGCGCCATAAGGCGATGAGCTACGGGCGGATGAAGACGAGCGAGCCGGCGTTGGCGGCTGAGGTCGACGCCTGGCTGGAGTGGGCGCGCGTGGCCGATGCGGACGAGGAGCGGGCTCATGGCGTGGACCGGCGCGGCGACGAGACGCCGGCCTGGATGGCCGACAAGCAGCGGCGGCTGGAGATGATCCGCGCCGCCAAGGCCGCGCTGGAAGCCGAGGCCGCCGATCCGCCCGATCCTGATGACGAGAACGGGCCGGGGGCCTCGTCGGGCATGCGCTGGCAGGGGCGGCCGCTCCGCGGCGAGGACGGCGGCCCGCCCGAGCGGGCGCAGCGCAACTTCACCGACCCGGACAGCCGGATCCTTCCCACGCGCGACGGGTTCGTGCAGGGCTACAACGGCCAGATCGCGGTCGATGCCGCGCATCAGGTGATCGTGGCGCATCGCCTCGTGACGAACTCCGCCGACCACCGTGCCCTCGTGCCGCTCGTCGACGGGGTGCACGCCCATCTCGGGCGCAAGCCACGGGAGGTCTCGGGTGATGCCGGCTTTGCCAGCGAGGCGAACCTGGCTGCGCTGGAGGCACGGGGGATTGCAGGCTACCTCGCTCCGGGCCGCGCGCGTCACGGCGCGGCGGATGCGTCCGGCCGGCGGCGGCTGGCGAAGATGCCCCTGATGAGCGCGATGGCGGCGCGGCTGAAGCGGGCCGGCCGGCGGAGCCGCTACCGGCTCAGAAAACAGGTGGTCGAGCCGGTGTTCGGGCAGATGAAGCAGGCCAGAGGCTTCCGCCAGTTCCTGCTGCGTGGCCTCGACCAGGTTCGAGGCGAGTGGGCAATGATCTGCACCGCCCACAACCTCCTGAAGCTCGCTCACGCCGCGCCCTGA
- a CDS encoding ABC-2 type transporter (PFAM: ABC-2 type transporter~KEGG: sil:SPO0109 membrane protein, putative) has product MRQWVINVFYLGLKEIASLLRDIVMVGLIIYVFTVAVYTMATGLKTEVNNASVAVVDADRSTLSSRIKDALQPPYFSVPRDIDRSEVDELLDKGSYTFVLEIPPSLEADLLANRGPSIQINVDATAVSQAAVGTAYIQEIISREAADFLHHHGANEVVPIEPVIRALFNQNLEAIRFNASMDIIMNVTMLGIVLVGAAVMREREHGTIEHLLVMPVRPSEIAAAKIWANGLIILLAAGLSLHVVIQFVLQIPIIGSVELFLAGTAIYLFAVTSLGILLATIANSMPQFALLAIPVFIVMFLLSGTFTPFESMPPVLQDIMYAVPSTHFVRFAQSILYRGAGLDDVWMDLMVMIALGAVFLATALSRFRSMLVRQS; this is encoded by the coding sequence ATGCGCCAATGGGTCATCAACGTATTTTATTTGGGTCTCAAAGAGATTGCGAGCCTCTTGCGCGACATCGTGATGGTCGGGCTGATCATTTACGTCTTTACGGTTGCTGTTTACACCATGGCGACCGGTCTCAAGACCGAAGTAAATAATGCCAGCGTGGCTGTCGTCGATGCCGACCGCTCAACACTGTCATCACGCATCAAGGACGCTCTTCAGCCACCTTATTTCAGCGTGCCGCGTGACATCGACCGTTCGGAGGTCGACGAACTCTTGGACAAAGGGTCATATACATTTGTCCTGGAGATACCGCCCAGCCTCGAAGCGGACCTCCTCGCAAATCGTGGTCCTTCGATCCAAATCAACGTCGACGCGACGGCCGTGAGCCAAGCCGCCGTGGGAACAGCCTATATCCAGGAAATCATCTCCCGCGAGGCGGCAGACTTCCTGCACCATCACGGTGCGAACGAAGTCGTTCCGATCGAGCCCGTCATCCGCGCCTTGTTCAACCAGAACCTCGAGGCGATCCGCTTCAACGCGAGCATGGACATCATCATGAACGTAACGATGCTCGGGATCGTTCTCGTCGGGGCGGCCGTCATGCGCGAACGAGAGCACGGCACCATCGAACATTTACTGGTGATGCCGGTTCGGCCAAGCGAAATTGCCGCAGCGAAGATCTGGGCAAACGGTCTGATCATCCTACTGGCTGCCGGTCTTTCCTTGCATGTTGTCATACAGTTCGTGCTCCAGATACCCATCATCGGCTCCGTCGAGCTTTTCCTCGCTGGAACCGCGATCTATCTCTTCGCGGTGACGTCGCTCGGTATTTTGCTGGCGACGATCGCTAACTCGATGCCGCAGTTCGCGCTGCTGGCGATCCCGGTGTTCATCGTCATGTTCCTGCTGTCGGGCACATTCACGCCGTTTGAGAGCATGCCTCCGGTTCTACAGGACATCATGTATGCGGTGCCCTCGACGCACTTTGTGAGATTTGCGCAGTCGATCCTGTATCGAGGCGCCGGGCTCGACGACGTCTGGATGGATTTGATGGTCATGATCGCCTTGGGCGCAGTGTTTCTCGCGACGGCTCTATCGCGATTCAGGTCGATGCTCGTGCGGCAGTCATGA